In Macadamia integrifolia cultivar HAES 741 chromosome 1, SCU_Mint_v3, whole genome shotgun sequence, a single window of DNA contains:
- the LOC122061298 gene encoding uncharacterized protein LOC122061298 has translation MGKTLQIVASLISTVAFTAVFQVPGGYNSDPSSKAYGKPLLIDNLDFKSFIRNDMAALSLSLITLMVMFLAPVAGDYFYSSFLKMGTFLICFAILFTAVAFYIVATLFLLRHSRIESVKNLSLLLPVTLL, from the exons ATGGGAAAGACTCTCCAAATAGTAGCGTCTCTTATTTCCACCGTAGCCTTCACAGCAGTTTTTCAAGTCCCCGGTGGCTACAATAGCGATCCCAGTAGCAAGGCTTATGGAAAGCCTTTACTCATCGACAATTTAGACTTCAAAAGTTTTATAAGGAACGATATGGCCGCTTTGAGTCTGTCGCTTATTACTTTGATGGTCATGTTCTTGGCCCCAGTTGCTGGCGACTACTTTTATTCTTCATTTTTGAAAATGGGTACATTTCTTATATGCTTCGCAATTCTCTTCACTGCAGTAGCGTTCT ATATTGTTGctactttatttcttctcagGCATTCACGAATCGAGTCCGTAAAGAATTTGAGTCTTTTACTGCCTG TGACACTACTGTAA